The genomic interval CTGCGCGCGCTCATGCACGCCGGGGACCCGCTCGGCGGCGCGCCCGCGGGGCTGCGGACGCGGATCCCCGCGGGACGGCGGGCCCGTCGTTCGGCAGTGCTCATCCTCTTCGGCGCGCTCGATCGGATCGACGCGGCGGCCTCGGTCTCCGCCGTCCCCGACGAGCTCGACGTGCTGCTGACCCGCCGCGCGCCCGGCATGCGCCACCACCCCGGACAGATCGCCTTCCCCGGCGGGGGCCGGGAGCCCGGCGACGCGGATCTCGTCGCCACCGCGCTGCGCGAGGCGGAGGAGGAGACCGGGCTCGACCCGACGGGGGTCGAGGTGCTCGGAACGCTGCCCGAGGTGCCGCTCCCCGTGAGCGACAACATCGTCACCCCGGTGCTCGGCTGGTGGCGCTCGCCGAGCCCGGTCGCCGCGGACGCGGCCGAGTCCGTCGACGTCTTCCGGGTGCCGGTGGCGGAGCTCCTCGATCCCGCCGCGCGCGGCACCTCGGTGCTCGATCGGGACGGCTTCCGCCACCGCGGGCCCGCGTTCGCGCTCGGATCGCGCTTCGACGGCGGGGTGGTCTGGGGGTTCACGGGGATCCTGCTCGCCTCCCTCTTCGACCGCCTCGGCTGGTCGCTCGCGTGGGACGCCTCCCGCGAGTTCCCGATCGAGGCCTGAGCGGCCGAGGACGCCGCGGGGAGGGCGGCGCGCGGAGGGCGGCGCGCGGAGGGCGGCGCGCGGAGGGCGGCGCGCGGAGGGCGCCCGTCCGCGCGAGCGGAGACGCCAAGGCGACGGCCTCCGCGCGAGCCGGCTACGCGTGCGCGGCGCCGTCGGCCGGGAACACCGTGCCGGCGTCGCCGAGCTGCAGGGCGAGCGCGGTCGCCTGCGCGGCGTCCTCGAGGTTCAGGGCGCGCCGGTACGCCATCTCGACCGTGTCGGCGACGACCGAGCAGCCGTGGTGCCGCATGACGACGACGTCGTGCGCGCGCAGCTGCTCGGCGGCCGTGTCGGCGAGCTCGTCCGTGCCGTTGTGGTAGAACGGCGTGACCCCGATGGAACCCAGGTAGTAGGCGTGGTCGAGGGTGAGCAGCCGGATCTTCTTGCCGAGGCTCGCGAGCACGACCGCGGTGCGGGGGTGCAGGTGCAGCACCGTCGCGATGTCGGGCCGCGCCCGGTACGCGCGGTGGTGCAGCTTCCACTCGCTCGACGGCTTCGCTCCGCCGTCGCGGGCCACCCCCGTCTCGGCGTCGTCGAGGGACAGGACCGCGAAGTCCTCGGGGACGAGCCGGTCGAGCCAGGTGCCGCTCCCCGACACGACGAACTCCGTCTCCGAGATGCGCGCCGAGAGGTTCCCGGCGCTCGCGAGCACCAGTCCGCGCCCGACCGCGTCGCGGCCGACCGCGATGAGCTCCTCGACCAGCGCGTCCCGGTCCCGTCCGTGCGTCACTGCCACTCCCTCTCGTCGATGCCGGCCCCGCCGATGAGGGCGCGGTGCGTGGTCACGGCCTGCTGATCGCTCAGCGCGGCCACGTAGTCGAGGATGGCGCGGCTGCGGCCCTGGCGCCGCAGCCCGGCGTCGCTCGTGTCGCCGACGAGCATCTCGGGGCGCTCGCGGCGGACGGCGAAGGTCTCCTCCGTCGCGTGCTCCGCCCATTCGAGGAGCCTGCGGGGAGCGCGCCCGGCGTCATCGGGATCGGCGAGCCACGCGTCGAAGCCGAGCGCGAGCTGCTCGACGATCTTCGCGCGTCCCCGCTGCGGCAGGCCGAGCTCGGGGCGCTCGAGCACGAAGTGGGCGTGCACGAACTTGAGCACCATGACCTCGTGCCAGGCCTGCCGGTCGAGCCGCACGTGGCCGCTGCGCACGTGCGGCCGCTCCTCGACGACGATCGAGGTGCGCAGGTGCTCGATCCAGCGCCGGGTGAAGTCGGAGACGGCGCGCTCGCTGTCGATGCCGCCGTCGTAGGGGGCGGCGAGGAGCGAGTCGCCGATGTCGGCGCTCACGCGCGACACCGCGTCGATGAAGGCGCCGCGATCGGCGATCCACGCGTCCTTCATCCGCAGCCGCCGCCATAGGAGCTCGAGCGCGTGCCCCGGCGCCCGCCACGAGGCGGCCAGCTGCTCGATGCCCTCGTCTGCGAAGGTCCGCTCGGCGTCGAGCCACGTGCGCAGCTCGCCCGTGATGTTCGCCTGCTGCAGCACGCCGGCGCGGGCGAAGTCGTCGAGATCGTGCACGGCGTAGGCGATGTCGTCTGCGAGGTCCATCACGGCGCACTCCACCGTCTGCATGCCGCGCTCGATCCGCGGGAAGGCGGCGAGCGCCGACTCCATCTCGTCGGCATCGATCGCGTAGGCGGAGAACTTCTCGGCGCCGGCAGCGGGATCGATGCCGACGCCGCGCGGGCGGTCGGCCACGGGCCTGGCCGAATCGTCGACCCCGATCCAGGCGCCGCGGGTCCACGGGTACTTCAGGGTGGCCGCGCGCGTGGCCGCCGTGAGATTGAGCCCGGGGAACTCGCGGCCGAGCGTGTCGAGGCGCGTGAGGATGCGGAAGCTCTGCGCGTTGCCCTCGAAGCCCTCGGGCAGGCCGAGCCGTTCGCGGGATACGCGGTCGAGCACCCGCTCGCCGAGATGGCCGAACGGCGGATGCCCGAGATCGTGCGCGTGCGCGGCCGCCTGCGCCACGATGGTGTCGCAGCCGCCGAGCCGGGCGACGATCGCCCCCGTCTCGTCGTCCACGGCGGTCTCCCCGCGCAGGTGGGCGCGATGCCTGGCCTCACGGCCCGCGAGCTGGGCGGCGATGACGCGCGCCACGGCGCTCACCTTGAGGGAGTGGGTCAGTCGGTTGTGCATCACCGGTCCGACGCCCGACTGCGGGACGACCTGCGTGACGTCGGACAGCCGCGCGAAGTACGAGGAGAAGCGGATGCGCTCGAGATCGATGCGGTACTCGCGCGGATCGCGCGCGTTCGGCGAGCGGCCCTCGGTGTCGGCGACCCCGTCGAGGCGATGCTGCGAGGTGACGTGCTCGACGTAGCTGCGGGCCTCCCGGGGCTCCGAACCGTCTCTCCAGTGATCCTCCGCAGCCGTCATGCCCCTATTCAACCATTCCCCGCGGGACCGCTGCGCCGCGGCTACACTGACGGGAGACGAGGGAGGTTGCGATGACGGGAACGGGCGGAGCCGGGTCGGGCAACCGCACGCGCGCCGGGAGCATTCCCAGCCTCGAACGCGCGACGGGCCGCTCCTGGGAGTCCTGGCTCGCGCACTTCGCGGCGCACGGTGCCGCCACCGCCGGGCACACCGAGATCGCACGGATCGCGCGGGACGGGATGCCCGCGGCGCTCGAGAACCCGGACTGGTGGGCGCAGGCGGCCGCCATCGCCTACGAGCAGCACGCCGGCCTGCGCGTACCCGGCCAGTCCTCCTCCGGCGACTTCCGGGTGAGCGCGAGCCGCACCCTCCCGCTCGATCGCGACGCCGCGATCGAGGCGTGGGTCGCGGCGCACGGCGCGCTCGGCACCCACCTCGGCCACACCGCGGGCGAGCCGCGACCGTCCCGCACCGAGAAGCGCAGCTTCTGGCGCTTCCCCCTCGAGGGCGCCGGCCGCGTCGAGGTCTCCGCCACGCCGAAGGGCGACGACCGCACGATCCTCGCCGTGAGCCAGGACGGCCTCGCCGACGGCGCGCGCATCGAGGCGTGGCGCGCGCACTGGAAGGCGCTGCTCGCCGCGCTCTGAGTCGCGCCCCGCACCGATCCCGCCCGGCACCGATCCCGCCCGGCTCCGATCCAGACCGGCGCCGACCCAGACCGGCGCCGACCCAGATCGCCCCAGACCGACCCCGCCCCGCACCCGTCCTGAGGAGGCACCGTGAACGACCGCATCGGCATCGTCTGGAATCCGTCCAAGATCGCGGAGGAGGAGCTGCGCGCCGCCTACGAGACGGCGCGCGCATCCGCGCCGCAACCGCCGGCGAGCACCGGCTGGTACGCGACCTCGGAGGAGGATCCCGGGCGCGGCGCCGCCGAGCGGGCGCTCGGCGACGGCTGCGGGGTGATCGTCGCCGCCGGCGGAGACGGCACCGTGCGCGCGGTCGCCGAGCGGCTCGGCGAGTCCGGGAGCCCGGCGGCCGAGCTCGGCATCGTGCCGCTCGGCACCGGGAACCTCCTGGCGCGCAACCTCGACGTCCCCCTCGGGGACGCGCGGGCGGCCTTCGACCGGGTGCTGACCGGCACGGCGTCGCCGCTCGACCTCGGGGAGGTGCGCTTCGCGACCGCGGACGGCGGGGAGGAGCGCCAGGGCTTCGTCGTGATGGTCGGCTTCGGGATCGACGCGCAGATGATCGCGGAGACCGACGACGAGCTGAAGGCGAAGGCCGGGTGGCTCGCCTACATCGAATCGCTCGGGCGCGCGGCCTCCGGCACCGAGGTCGTCGGGTTCACCGTGAGCCTCGACGGGCGGCCCGCGGAGCACGAGCGCGCCCACACCCTGCTCGTCGCCAATTGCGGCACCCTGCAGGGCGGCTTCACCCTGCTGCCCGACGCCTCGCCCGATGACGGCGAACTGGATCTGCTCGTCCTCCGCGCCGACGACGTCGGCGGCTGGCTCGACACGGTGCGCAACATGGTGTGGGACAACGGCCTCAAGCGGCTCGTCTCCGGCGGCGAGCGCGACGCGGAGAGCTCGGCCAGCACGGAGCACCTGCGCGCCCGCGACGTGCGCATCGAGCTCCCCGAACCGCGGCGCTTCGAGATCGACGGCGACGAGGTCGGCGAGGTCGAGGCGTTCTCCGTCTCAATCCTGCCGAGCGCGCTGCGCGTGCGCTGACGGCCGGAGCACCGGGACGGCGCCCCGTCCGCACCGGGATCGTCGCGAGGCGCACGGAGCGCGGCGCCGCGCGTGCGCCGATGCTCGCGCGCTCCCAGCATTCTCCCGACTCCCGCAGACGAATCTCATGGTCGGGCTTGCCAGGCTGGAGTTCCCACGATCGGCCCGCTTCCGCGGGCGTCCGCCCCGACTCCAAGGAGCCTCCCCGTGAAGAAGTCCCAGAAGATCCTCATCGGCGCCGGCGCCGGCATCCTCGCCCTCGGCGTGGCCGCCGCCATCGCCGGTCCGATCGTGTACCGCGATTTCATCGCCGCGCCCGCGGCCGAGGCCCCGACCCTCTCCGCGGACGAGTCGACCCTCGAGGCCGGGGATGCGGCGGAGACCGGCGCCGGCGATGCGCTCGACCCCGCGCTGCTCGCGGGAGACTGGGAGGTCGCGGACGGCTCCGAGGCCGGCTACCGCGTGGAGGAGGTGCTCAACGGGACCGACGTCACCGTCACGGGCCGCACCGAGGAGGTGACCGGCAGCTTCGCCATCGGCGAGGACGGGCTGACGCTCGAGTCCGCCGAGCTGACGGTCGACGTGGCGTCGATCGCCACGGACAGCGCGCAGCGCGACTCCTACTTCCGCTCGCAGGCGATCGACACGAGCCGGTTCCCCGAGGCGAGCTTCGTCCTCACCTCGCCCGTCGCCCTCGACGCCGCCCCCGCCGCCGGCGATACGGTGACCGCCGAGGCGAGCGGCGACCTCACGATCGCCGGAACGACGCAGCCCGTGACGTTCTCTGTCGAGGTGCGCAGCGACGGCGAGACCGCGGAGATCGCGGGCGCGATCCCCATCGCATTCTCCGATTTCGGCGTCGAGGCGCCGAACCTGGGCTTCGTCTCCGTCGAGGACACGGGATCCGTCGAGTTCCAGCTCGTCGCCGCGCAGGCGTAGCCACGCGTCGCGCCGCTAGCCGTCGGCGAGCTCCTGCGCATCCTTCGGGAGCTTGCGCACCCG from Leucobacter allii carries:
- a CDS encoding YceI family protein, encoding MKKSQKILIGAGAGILALGVAAAIAGPIVYRDFIAAPAAEAPTLSADESTLEAGDAAETGAGDALDPALLAGDWEVADGSEAGYRVEEVLNGTDVTVTGRTEEVTGSFAIGEDGLTLESAELTVDVASIATDSAQRDSYFRSQAIDTSRFPEASFVLTSPVALDAAPAAGDTVTAEASGDLTIAGTTQPVTFSVEVRSDGETAEIAGAIPIAFSDFGVEAPNLGFVSVEDTGSVEFQLVAAQA
- a CDS encoding NUDIX hydrolase, which translates into the protein MTPLERDRAASPAALADLRALMHAGDPLGGAPAGLRTRIPAGRRARRSAVLILFGALDRIDAAASVSAVPDELDVLLTRRAPGMRHHPGQIAFPGGGREPGDADLVATALREAEEETGLDPTGVEVLGTLPEVPLPVSDNIVTPVLGWWRSPSPVAADAAESVDVFRVPVAELLDPAARGTSVLDRDGFRHRGPAFALGSRFDGGVVWGFTGILLASLFDRLGWSLAWDASREFPIEA
- a CDS encoding class II aldolase/adducin family protein — encoded protein: MTHGRDRDALVEELIAVGRDAVGRGLVLASAGNLSARISETEFVVSGSGTWLDRLVPEDFAVLSLDDAETGVARDGGAKPSSEWKLHHRAYRARPDIATVLHLHPRTAVVLASLGKKIRLLTLDHAYYLGSIGVTPFYHNGTDELADTAAEQLRAHDVVVMRHHGCSVVADTVEMAYRRALNLEDAAQATALALQLGDAGTVFPADGAAHA
- a CDS encoding deoxyguanosinetriphosphate triphosphohydrolase family protein, translating into MTAAEDHWRDGSEPREARSYVEHVTSQHRLDGVADTEGRSPNARDPREYRIDLERIRFSSYFARLSDVTQVVPQSGVGPVMHNRLTHSLKVSAVARVIAAQLAGREARHRAHLRGETAVDDETGAIVARLGGCDTIVAQAAAHAHDLGHPPFGHLGERVLDRVSRERLGLPEGFEGNAQSFRILTRLDTLGREFPGLNLTAATRAATLKYPWTRGAWIGVDDSARPVADRPRGVGIDPAAGAEKFSAYAIDADEMESALAAFPRIERGMQTVECAVMDLADDIAYAVHDLDDFARAGVLQQANITGELRTWLDAERTFADEGIEQLAASWRAPGHALELLWRRLRMKDAWIADRGAFIDAVSRVSADIGDSLLAAPYDGGIDSERAVSDFTRRWIEHLRTSIVVEERPHVRSGHVRLDRQAWHEVMVLKFVHAHFVLERPELGLPQRGRAKIVEQLALGFDAWLADPDDAGRAPRRLLEWAEHATEETFAVRRERPEMLVGDTSDAGLRRQGRSRAILDYVAALSDQQAVTTHRALIGGAGIDEREWQ
- a CDS encoding diacylglycerol/lipid kinase family protein; protein product: MNDRIGIVWNPSKIAEEELRAAYETARASAPQPPASTGWYATSEEDPGRGAAERALGDGCGVIVAAGGDGTVRAVAERLGESGSPAAELGIVPLGTGNLLARNLDVPLGDARAAFDRVLTGTASPLDLGEVRFATADGGEERQGFVVMVGFGIDAQMIAETDDELKAKAGWLAYIESLGRAASGTEVVGFTVSLDGRPAEHERAHTLLVANCGTLQGGFTLLPDASPDDGELDLLVLRADDVGGWLDTVRNMVWDNGLKRLVSGGERDAESSASTEHLRARDVRIELPEPRRFEIDGDEVGEVEAFSVSILPSALRVR